A stretch of the Erinaceus europaeus chromosome 1, mEriEur2.1, whole genome shotgun sequence genome encodes the following:
- the LZTS3 gene encoding leucine zipper putative tumor suppressor 3 isoform X1, producing the protein MAPADRASEGPRLEDPSPPTPLERQGEEPALVHSPGSVMAKLETLPVRADPGRDPLLAFAPRPSELGPPDPRLAMGGMGGGVAHAQEFTMKSVGTRTGGGGSQGSFPGPRGSGGGASRERPGRYPSEDKGLANSLYLNGELRGSDHTDVCGNVVGSSGGSSSSGSDKAPPQYREPGHPPKLLATSGKLDQCSEPLVRPSAFKPVVPKNFHSMQNLCPPQTNGTPEGRQGPAGLKGGLDKSRTMTPAGGSGGGLSDSGRNSLTSLPTYSSSYSQHLAPLSASTSHINRIGTASYGSGGGGGSSGGGSGYQDLATSDSGRASSKSGSSSSMGRSGHLGSGESGGGGLPFVACSPPSPSTLIQELEERLWEKEQEVAALRRSLEQSEAAVAQVLEERQKAWDRELAELRQGCSGKLQQVARRAQRAQQGLQLQVLRLQQDKKQLQEEAAQLMRQREELEDKVAACQKEQADFLPRMEETKWEVCQKAGEISLLKQQLKDSQADVSQKLSEIVGLRSQLREGRASLREKEEQLLSLRDSFSSKQASLELAEGELPATCLKATLTPVDPAEPQDTLATCESDEAKMRRQAGVAAAASLASLDGEVDAGGENGTRALRREVGRLQAELAAERRARERQGASFAEERRVWLEEKEKVIEYQKQLQLSYVEMYQRNQQLERRLRERGSTGGASTPTPQHGEEKKAWTPSRLERIESTEI; encoded by the exons ATGGCCCCAGCAGACCGGGCCTCGGAGGGTCCCAGGCTTGAGGACCCatcgccccccacccccttggAAAGGCAAGGAGAGGAGCCTGCGCTGGTA CACTCCCCTGGCTCAGTCATGGCGAAGCTGGAAACACTGCCTGTGCGGGCTGACCCGGGGCGGGACCCCCTCCTGGCCTTTGCCCCACGGCCCTCTGAGCTTGGCCCCCCAGACCCTCGCCTGGCTATGGGCGGCATGGGTGGTGGGGTGGCCCATGCCCAGGAGTTCACCATGAAGAGCGTGGGCACCCgcacagggggtgggggcagccagGGCAGTTTCCCTGGCCCCCGAGGCAGTGGTGGCGGGGCGAGCCGGGAGAGGCCGGGCCGCTACCCCTCAGAAGACAAGGGTCTTGCCAACTCCCTCTACCTCAATGGCGAGCTCCGAGGCAGTGACCACACCGATGTCTGCGGCAATGTGGTGGGTAGCAgtggcggcagcagcagcagcggcagtGACAAGGCCCCACCACAGTATCGTGAGCCCGGCCACCCACCTAAACTTTTGGCCACCTCTGGCAAGTTAGACCAG TGCTCAGAGCCATTAGTTCGGCCTTCAGCCTTCAAGCCTGTTGTACCCAAGAACTTCCATTCCATGCAGAACTTGTGTCCCCCACAGACCAACGGGACTCCTGAGGGACGTCAGGGCCCTGCTGGCCTCAAGGGTGGACTGGACAAGTCTCGGACAATGACTCcggcaggtgggagtgggggtggcctCTCAGACTCAGGCCGAAACTCGCTCACAAGTCTGCCCACCTACAGCTCCAGCTATAGCCAGCACCTGGCACCCCTTAGTGCCTCCACCAGTCACATCAACCGCATCGGCACTGCCAGCTATGGGAGTGGTGGTGGCGGGGGCAGTAGTGGTGGTGGGTCAGGCTACCAGGACCTGGCCACCTCTGACAGCGGGCGGGCCTCCAGCAAGAGTGGGTCATCCTCCTCTATGGGGCGGTCAGGCCACCTGGGTTCGGGGGAGAGTGGAGGCGGAGGCTTGCCGTTTGTGGCCTGCTCTCCACCCTCACCCAGCACTCTGATCCAAGAGCTGGAGGAGCGGCTGTGGGAGAAGGAACAGGAGGTGGCAGCTCTGCGGCGGAGCCTGGAGCAGAGTGAGGCGGCCGTGGCCCAGGTGCTGGAGGAGAGGCAGAAAGCGTGGGATCGAGAGCTGGCCGAGCTGCGGCAGGGCTGCAGTGGGAAGCTGCAGCAGGTGGCCCGCCGTGCCCAGCGCGCCCAGCAGGGCCTGCAGCTGCAGGTGCTTCGGCTGCAGCAGGACAAGAAGCAGCTGCAGGAGGAGGCAGCTCAGCTGATGAGGCAGCGAGAAGAGCTAGAAGACAAGGTGGCCGCCTGCCAGAAGGAGCAGGCTGACTTCTTGCCCCGGATGGAGGAAACGAAGTGGGAG GTATGCCAGAAGGCTGGGGAGATCTCCCTCCTGAAGCAGCAGCTCAAAGATTCGCAGGCAGACGTGTCTCAGAAGCTGAGTGAGATTGTGGGTCTGCGCTCCCAGCTTCGAGAGGGCAGGGCCTCACTGAGGGAAAAGGAGGAGCAGCTGCTCAGCCTGAGGGACTCCTTCAGCAGCAAGCAGGCCAGCCTGGAGCTGGCAGAAGGAGAGCTGCCTGCCACTTGCCTCAAGGCTACACTGACCCCTGTGGACCCAGCTgaaccccaggacacattggccacTTGTGAGAGTGATGAGGCCAAGATGCGCCGACAGGCTGGGGTGGCTGCCGCTGCCTCCTTGGCTTCCTTGGATGGGGAGGTGGATGCTGGAGGGGAGAATGGGACGAGGGCCCTGCGGCGGGAGGTGGGCCGGCTGCAGGCTGAGCTGGCTGCTGAGAGGCGGGCACGGGAGCGCCAGGGCGCCAGCTTTGCAGAGGAGCGCCGGGtgtggctggaggagaaggagaaggtcatCGAGTACCAGAAGCAGCTGCAGCTGAGTTACGTGGAGATGTATCAGCGCAACCAGCAGCTGGAGCGGCGGCTGCGGGAGCGTGGGTCTACCGGGGGTGCTAGCACGCCTACCCCCCAAcatggagaggaaaagaaagcctGGACACCCTCCCGCCTTGAGCGCATTGAGTCCACAGAAATCTGA
- the LZTS3 gene encoding leucine zipper putative tumor suppressor 3 isoform X2 gives MAKLETLPVRADPGRDPLLAFAPRPSELGPPDPRLAMGGMGGGVAHAQEFTMKSVGTRTGGGGSQGSFPGPRGSGGGASRERPGRYPSEDKGLANSLYLNGELRGSDHTDVCGNVVGSSGGSSSSGSDKAPPQYREPGHPPKLLATSGKLDQCSEPLVRPSAFKPVVPKNFHSMQNLCPPQTNGTPEGRQGPAGLKGGLDKSRTMTPAGGSGGGLSDSGRNSLTSLPTYSSSYSQHLAPLSASTSHINRIGTASYGSGGGGGSSGGGSGYQDLATSDSGRASSKSGSSSSMGRSGHLGSGESGGGGLPFVACSPPSPSTLIQELEERLWEKEQEVAALRRSLEQSEAAVAQVLEERQKAWDRELAELRQGCSGKLQQVARRAQRAQQGLQLQVLRLQQDKKQLQEEAAQLMRQREELEDKVAACQKEQADFLPRMEETKWEVCQKAGEISLLKQQLKDSQADVSQKLSEIVGLRSQLREGRASLREKEEQLLSLRDSFSSKQASLELAEGELPATCLKATLTPVDPAEPQDTLATCESDEAKMRRQAGVAAAASLASLDGEVDAGGENGTRALRREVGRLQAELAAERRARERQGASFAEERRVWLEEKEKVIEYQKQLQLSYVEMYQRNQQLERRLRERGSTGGASTPTPQHGEEKKAWTPSRLERIESTEI, from the exons ATGGCGAAGCTGGAAACACTGCCTGTGCGGGCTGACCCGGGGCGGGACCCCCTCCTGGCCTTTGCCCCACGGCCCTCTGAGCTTGGCCCCCCAGACCCTCGCCTGGCTATGGGCGGCATGGGTGGTGGGGTGGCCCATGCCCAGGAGTTCACCATGAAGAGCGTGGGCACCCgcacagggggtgggggcagccagGGCAGTTTCCCTGGCCCCCGAGGCAGTGGTGGCGGGGCGAGCCGGGAGAGGCCGGGCCGCTACCCCTCAGAAGACAAGGGTCTTGCCAACTCCCTCTACCTCAATGGCGAGCTCCGAGGCAGTGACCACACCGATGTCTGCGGCAATGTGGTGGGTAGCAgtggcggcagcagcagcagcggcagtGACAAGGCCCCACCACAGTATCGTGAGCCCGGCCACCCACCTAAACTTTTGGCCACCTCTGGCAAGTTAGACCAG TGCTCAGAGCCATTAGTTCGGCCTTCAGCCTTCAAGCCTGTTGTACCCAAGAACTTCCATTCCATGCAGAACTTGTGTCCCCCACAGACCAACGGGACTCCTGAGGGACGTCAGGGCCCTGCTGGCCTCAAGGGTGGACTGGACAAGTCTCGGACAATGACTCcggcaggtgggagtgggggtggcctCTCAGACTCAGGCCGAAACTCGCTCACAAGTCTGCCCACCTACAGCTCCAGCTATAGCCAGCACCTGGCACCCCTTAGTGCCTCCACCAGTCACATCAACCGCATCGGCACTGCCAGCTATGGGAGTGGTGGTGGCGGGGGCAGTAGTGGTGGTGGGTCAGGCTACCAGGACCTGGCCACCTCTGACAGCGGGCGGGCCTCCAGCAAGAGTGGGTCATCCTCCTCTATGGGGCGGTCAGGCCACCTGGGTTCGGGGGAGAGTGGAGGCGGAGGCTTGCCGTTTGTGGCCTGCTCTCCACCCTCACCCAGCACTCTGATCCAAGAGCTGGAGGAGCGGCTGTGGGAGAAGGAACAGGAGGTGGCAGCTCTGCGGCGGAGCCTGGAGCAGAGTGAGGCGGCCGTGGCCCAGGTGCTGGAGGAGAGGCAGAAAGCGTGGGATCGAGAGCTGGCCGAGCTGCGGCAGGGCTGCAGTGGGAAGCTGCAGCAGGTGGCCCGCCGTGCCCAGCGCGCCCAGCAGGGCCTGCAGCTGCAGGTGCTTCGGCTGCAGCAGGACAAGAAGCAGCTGCAGGAGGAGGCAGCTCAGCTGATGAGGCAGCGAGAAGAGCTAGAAGACAAGGTGGCCGCCTGCCAGAAGGAGCAGGCTGACTTCTTGCCCCGGATGGAGGAAACGAAGTGGGAG GTATGCCAGAAGGCTGGGGAGATCTCCCTCCTGAAGCAGCAGCTCAAAGATTCGCAGGCAGACGTGTCTCAGAAGCTGAGTGAGATTGTGGGTCTGCGCTCCCAGCTTCGAGAGGGCAGGGCCTCACTGAGGGAAAAGGAGGAGCAGCTGCTCAGCCTGAGGGACTCCTTCAGCAGCAAGCAGGCCAGCCTGGAGCTGGCAGAAGGAGAGCTGCCTGCCACTTGCCTCAAGGCTACACTGACCCCTGTGGACCCAGCTgaaccccaggacacattggccacTTGTGAGAGTGATGAGGCCAAGATGCGCCGACAGGCTGGGGTGGCTGCCGCTGCCTCCTTGGCTTCCTTGGATGGGGAGGTGGATGCTGGAGGGGAGAATGGGACGAGGGCCCTGCGGCGGGAGGTGGGCCGGCTGCAGGCTGAGCTGGCTGCTGAGAGGCGGGCACGGGAGCGCCAGGGCGCCAGCTTTGCAGAGGAGCGCCGGGtgtggctggaggagaaggagaaggtcatCGAGTACCAGAAGCAGCTGCAGCTGAGTTACGTGGAGATGTATCAGCGCAACCAGCAGCTGGAGCGGCGGCTGCGGGAGCGTGGGTCTACCGGGGGTGCTAGCACGCCTACCCCCCAAcatggagaggaaaagaaagcctGGACACCCTCCCGCCTTGAGCGCATTGAGTCCACAGAAATCTGA